The window AGGTTGTTGATGTCGGGGTCCTTCCTCAGGCTGTCGTAGTCGTTGAAACCCTTGGAGAGAGCGGCATCGAGCTCGTCCAGACCGTAGTCGGTGTTTCCCATGAGTGAATGGACGGACGCGAGATTATACCGGATGGTGGCGCTGTCCGGTTTGATCTCCTTGGCCTTCTTGAGGTCGTCGAGGGCCTTGTTGTTCTTCTTCTGAAGCATGTAGGCAACGGCCCTGTTCGAATACGCCTCCGCGTAGTTCGGGTCCTTGGTTATCGCGTTCGAGAACTCGGCAATGGCATTGTCCAGGTTTTCGTTGAAGACGCTTTTCGAGGTGGCGTTCTTCGCGATGCTCACGTAGCTCATGCCCTGTTTCAGGTGTGCCTTCACCTCCTGGCTGGGTTCTCCCGAGGCAGGCTTTGCGGCTTCGGCGGGAGCGGCGGCAGGCTTTTCCTGCGCGGGCGGGGGTGCCGGCTGCTGCGGTTCGGCCTTCGGCTCCGACTTCGACCAGGGCATCTTGTCACATCCCATTCCCATGAGCCCCATGGAAACCACGATAGCTATGGTGGCGACTGCGATCCAATTCCTCATCTATCTGTCCTCCTCCTTATTAAATATCAGGGTGTTTTCTTGATGCGCATGTTCCAGTTGCTGTTGGTGGCCATGGCCTGCGGCGTCTGGCTGATCTCGGCCCCCTTTTCCTGCTTGACCCTCTGGGAAACGAGAGGCTTCGAGTATGTGAAGGCGTCCTTCACGGAGCCATTGTACCGCTTCAGTCCATCGACAAAATAATAGGTGAAGACGCTGTTCTTGAGGCTGTCCGATTCCCATGACTTTTCGCCCGCGCTGCTTGCCGACAGCAGCACCTTGCCGTAGCCGTCCTGGTTGTCGACGCTCTTTGCCGCTCCCGAGGTCTTCTTCGGCGCCTCATCGAGCACGATGTCCTTTGAGCCGAGAAGTCTCTTCCCGTAGTCTTTGGATATGCCGTAGCCTTCATCATCGTCGGCGCCGAGAGACTTGCCTCCGGGAGGCAGGAAGCCCGGAATGGACCGGTAGGCGCCGTTGCTGTAGCATGTGTCGAGGATCATGACGAGCCGTTTGGCCCGTAAGCCCTCGACGAAATCCTTGAGCATGTTCTCCGTGACGGCCGTGTGCCAGACACGCTCGCGGGGCTTGACCTCGGTGTCGTAGGTGACGATATGGACTCCCCCGAACTTGTCAGGGGGGGTGCCGTGACTGCTCATGTAGACGACCACCAGGTCGTCGGGACCGGCAGCGTTCTTTATCGTGTTGAGGTACTTCATGATGTTGTCCCTGGTCGCGGTCTGGTCGGTAAGATAGTAGACGTTGCTCCGCGGGAATGCCGCCCCCTGGGGATTGACGAGGAAACTGTAGAAGCTCGATGCGTCCCTGACCGTGTACTGCAGGGTTTGGATGCCGTACTTGAACTGCCCAACGCCGACAACAAGGGCGTACCGGTTCCGCACGCCCCCGGGGGCTCCTTCGGACCCTGTTTCCTTGAGGACGCGGGCACGGCTGAAGAGGCTTCCGATCCTCTTCTCCCATTCCTTGACTTTTATATTGTCCGGTGTTACCGGCGATACCCACTTGACGCCGACGACGGTCTGGGCGAGGGAGAAGGCGAGGTCGACCTGTTTGTCGTCCTCGTAGCCCCCTTTGAGCTGGACCCGCCCGTAGGAGTCGAGCTCGGCATATCCGCTCACTATCCTGTTCTGTTTGAAGCTATTGTTGATGCTGGTGAGGTGCGCGTCCGTGACCGGTGTGGTGTTCGCAAGGGCCACGCAGCTTCCCCCCACCAGAAAGAGCAGGAGAAGCGCGGCCAGTATGAGTGAGTTGCGCCGTTTCATGCTGTTCCCTACCTCACGACGGACCTGTCCGCCGTTCTTTTGAGCATCGAGACCTCTTCGACGACAAGCACGGTCTCGGTGCGGTAACCATAGATGCTGTTGATGTCGGGAACGAATGCCGAGGCCTTCCGGACGGTGAGCTCACGTTCCACCATATCGGACTTGCCTTCGGCATTGACGACGAAAGCGATCTTGTACCGGCCTTCAGGCACGTCCTTGGGGATATCGAAGTTCCCGTTCGCGATCCGTGTTCCCGGAGCCGCCGTGACCTCCTGGTCCACCTGTCCCAGGTCGACGAACTCGTTCTTCGACGGGTCGAAGTACTTGACGATGCGTGTCTCCGTGACCTTTATCTCCTTGCGGTCCGGGGGGGCCATAACATAATAGGAGCCGTCGAGTTTGACCGAACCGCCCTGAGTGACGGATTCCGGGCTCGCGTTGAAACTCTGGATCTTGATCAGGTCTCCCTGGGATTGGTTGTAGCCTATCTGCTGGGCCGTTTCCTGGTAGCCCGCCGCCGGCTGACTTTTCAGTGTCGAGTACAGGGAAAGGCACTTGCCCCAGGCATATGCGAAACCGATGCCGCCGCCGATGGCGCCGCCGATGGCGGCCCCCTTCCAGTCACCGCCGATCAAGCCGCCGATCAGCGCCCCGCCCAGGGCCCCGCCGACGGTGTGAAGGGCGATGCACTGGCTTCTTGCCCTGATGCGGTCCTCTTCGGTCTTTATCTCATCGGGGTTCGGCAGCATGGATGCGCAGGAATAAAGGAAAAAAACCCCGACGAGCACGATGGCGAATAGTCTGACGCGTTCCTTTTTCATGTATCAGGTTCTCCTTATCGGTGATTGAGTTTGATCTCGAGGGTGAGGATCTTGCCGTCCTCTATGTAGGACGCGGGCACAACCCCGTAATTCTCGCCGCCGCGGGTTTCAAGGACGATGTCCTTCCTGCCCTTGGGCTCGGGTTTCCAGCCGCTCTTCGGGGAAATGACGGCATAGCTCGTCTTGTTCCCGTCTTCCAGCGTGATATCCTTGCCGCC of the Syntrophorhabdus sp. genome contains:
- a CDS encoding tetratricopeptide repeat protein, with protein sequence MRNWIAVATIAIVVSMGLMGMGCDKMPWSKSEPKAEPQQPAPPPAQEKPAAAPAEAAKPASGEPSQEVKAHLKQGMSYVSIAKNATSKSVFNENLDNAIAEFSNAITKDPNYAEAYSNRAVAYMLQKKNNKALDDLKKAKEIKPDSATIRYNLASVHSLMGNTDYGLDELDAALSKGFNDYDSLRKDPDINNL
- a CDS encoding caspase family protein, with the translated sequence MKRRNSLILAALLLLFLVGGSCVALANTTPVTDAHLTSINNSFKQNRIVSGYAELDSYGRVQLKGGYEDDKQVDLAFSLAQTVVGVKWVSPVTPDNIKVKEWEKRIGSLFSRARVLKETGSEGAPGGVRNRYALVVGVGQFKYGIQTLQYTVRDASSFYSFLVNPQGAAFPRSNVYYLTDQTATRDNIMKYLNTIKNAAGPDDLVVVYMSSHGTPPDKFGGVHIVTYDTEVKPRERVWHTAVTENMLKDFVEGLRAKRLVMILDTCYSNGAYRSIPGFLPPGGKSLGADDDEGYGISKDYGKRLLGSKDIVLDEAPKKTSGAAKSVDNQDGYGKVLLSASSAGEKSWESDSLKNSVFTYYFVDGLKRYNGSVKDAFTYSKPLVSQRVKQEKGAEISQTPQAMATNSNWNMRIKKTP